One window of Thermocoleostomius sinensis A174 genomic DNA carries:
- a CDS encoding AraC family transcriptional regulator yields MQAPMPNQMECSRAPSLSSRSRGWNNILVEYFHHPAGEGSTYYHDDHSICLSLASRPVQLLQIQGDRTQTGAYIQGDICLTPAQMPFFARWDSDDRFLQIRITASFVQAIASEVLNINLNQLEIVPECQIRDPQIEAIGLLLLTELQHEHSGEHLYVDSLTNVLAVHLLRHYTFTKPQFSDYTGGLPSRQLRHVLDYIHDHLHQEIKLADLASLLGISQYHFSHLFKQSIGIAPYQYLLRQRIERAKQLLHRSDRSITEIAFLCGFNSHSHLSQQFRQQTGMTPKAYRTSHQ; encoded by the coding sequence ATGCAAGCTCCTATGCCTAATCAAATGGAATGCAGTCGTGCGCCCAGTTTGTCAAGTCGAAGTCGGGGTTGGAACAATATTCTGGTCGAATATTTTCATCACCCCGCTGGCGAGGGAAGCACCTATTACCACGACGATCATTCGATATGTTTGTCGCTTGCATCTCGGCCAGTGCAATTGCTGCAAATCCAGGGAGATAGAACCCAAACGGGGGCTTACATCCAGGGAGATATTTGTCTTACACCGGCTCAAATGCCGTTTTTCGCTCGCTGGGACAGTGACGATCGCTTCTTACAGATTCGGATTACCGCTTCGTTTGTGCAAGCCATCGCCAGCGAAGTACTAAATATCAACCTCAATCAACTAGAAATCGTCCCTGAATGTCAAATTCGCGATCCACAAATTGAAGCGATCGGTTTATTATTGTTGACTGAATTGCAACACGAACATTCAGGTGAACATCTCTATGTTGATTCGCTGACCAATGTTTTGGCGGTACATTTGCTCAGACACTATACCTTTACAAAACCTCAGTTTTCTGACTATACAGGTGGGTTGCCATCGCGGCAGCTAAGGCATGTGTTGGATTATATTCACGATCATCTCCATCAAGAGATTAAACTTGCCGATTTAGCATCACTGCTTGGTATCAGCCAGTATCATTTTAGTCATTTATTTAAGCAATCGATTGGAATTGCTCCCTACCAATATCTACTGCGGCAACGGATCGAACGAGCAAAACAACTCTTACATCGAAGCGATCGATCGATTACAGAAATCGCTTTCTTGTGCGGTTTTAACAGCCATAGCCATTTGAGTCAACAGTTTCGGCAACAGACTGGCATGACTCCGAAAGCCTACAGAACAAGCCACCAATAA